In Haematobia irritans isolate KBUSLIRL chromosome 1, ASM5000362v1, whole genome shotgun sequence, a genomic segment contains:
- the LOC142221925 gene encoding attacin-A-like: protein MSSNGFGLLLILASLAMVRGQFRGSLTSNSRGGADAFLQVGRQFGNQNRNVGGGLFASGNTMGGPVTRGGVLSANSNGFGASLQHSKTDNFGSVFSQNARANIFDSGKHKVDATAFHSRTNLDNGFQYNTVGGGLDYNHANGHGASVTVSRIPQLNMNTVDVTGKANLWKSQDKATSLDLTGGISKTSGGPMDGQTNKHVEVGLTHNF, encoded by the exons atgtcttctaATGGTTTTGGATTACTTCTGATCTTGGCTTCATTGGCCATGGTTCGTGGTCAATTTCGGGGTTCTCTTACATCAAATAGTCGAGGTGGGGCAGATGCCTTTTTGCAAGTGGGACGCCAGTTTGGAAATCAAAATCGCAATGTAGGTGGTGGACTCTTTGCTAGTGGAAATACCATGGGTGGTCCCGTAACCAGAGGTGGAGTTTTGAGTGCTAATTC tAATGGTTTTGGGGCATCCCTCCAACATTCCAAGACCGATAATTTTGGTTcggtattttcacaaaatgctcGAGCAAATATTTTTGATAGTGGCAAGCACAAAGTGGATGCCACAGCCTTCCATAGTCGTACCAATTTGGATAATGGTTTCCAATATAATACGGTAGGTGGTGGCCTGGACTATAATCATGCCAATGGTCATGGGGCTTCAGTGACCGTTTCTCGTATACCTCAACTAAATATGAATACAGTCGATGTAACGGGCAAGGCTAATTTATGGAAATCACAGGACAAAGCTACTTCATTGGATTTAACCGGCGGTATTTCTAAAACTTCCGGGGGTCCTATGGATGGTCAGACAAATAAGCATGTTGAAGTGGGACTGACGCACAATTTCTAA